cataattagcacttccactagaggtcgccgccTCTcgataaatgtaaatatatgtcGCGATAACCCATTTGCACAGATGACCTACGCGCTGTCTTTCTGGTGAGCACGGGCTGCTTTCTGGATGCTTGGCTGAGATGGTTTACGTTGCGTGACAAAACTAGTGAAGAAACCTAACACCAACGTCGTGTGAATGGATTCCTCATAAGATGAATGGGTTTATAAGATTGCTCTCATAATGCTGCCATTGCCAGGACGTCATTAATTTCTGTTCTTGTCACATCCACCCCAGCTACCTCGCATTTGAGCTTCATATGATGCATAAGACAATTTAGTTGCCAAgaataaatgtatgtaaaacaAGCATGTGGTGCAAAGGGGGAGGGCGTGTAGGGCAAAGAGACGGCTCAAAGCATCTTTTACAGTAGATCATATGCAGCCGAGTGTAGTCgctgtgtttgcagtgtaaGGATTGAGGCACTTAAATTGAGTTGATTAGTTCGATAAAATCCTTTGCTGCATAGTAAATCTTCTTTTATGTGCAAAGGCTGTTCGTGcagagattttgtgttttgttgacatCCCATTGTACACTACACCGATTTGATTTCAGATTACTTTCAAAGCTCTTTAAACTTATTGAAATTCTTAAGAAATTGCCCCCAAAGTTTATACGTTttgcatttagcattttagcttgTTCGCTTTTATTCTAATATGTCAGATGCTCTTACCCAAATGCTACTATTGTCCTCCCTGAGCCACTGTGACTCCTGCAAGCTTGTGACCTGGAATGTTTTTGCAGCGTACTTTTGCAGGTTTTGATTAGAGAACGCCACAGCACGCCGCCCGAAGCAGTGAAACGTAAGCAATCCGCAGACAGCAGTAGTACAAAATGTCGGCCCCACACAAACCGCTGCGTCACCATCGAGCAAACCGAGCAGTATAATAAAAAACTCAACAGCCAGGGGGTAGAAGATGGATTGGTTGGGGACACGGAGGGGAAAACGGCATTATGCCTTTCTGTAAGGCCTGCCGCCAGTTTCCAGCAGTAGGGAAGAAGTGTGGGGCCTGTGGTattatgatttaaaataaaataaatctttgTGAAACAAAATTAGTTTTATATGCCTTCATGCAGTTCAAGTGTATTATTTCATAGTTCAATAAAATTACcaccaaaaaacaccaaaacgGCCTTAACAATCCTTTGAAGGACGGTATAAGACCCACTCTACAAAGAAAGTAAagtctccctctgctctctgtcattctttccacccatctttctctttttcccctctgtcatctttctttctcctcactAGGTACGAGGAAGCTGGAGTATGCGGGCTCTACATGGCACGAGGGCTGCTTCATCTGTCACAGCTGCGAGCAGCCGATTGGCTCCAAGTCCTTCATCCCCGACAAGGATGAACACTACTGTGTGTCCTGCTACGAGGACAAGTTTGCGCCACGCTGCACACGCTGTAAAAAGGTCAGTTAAGTCGTCAAACGGCTGCCAGGGTTGTTAGCTGACTTTGACCTTGCATGGTACGTAGTTAAAAGAAATCACGCAAACCTGTGGACGACATGATTAATCCTGGGTCTGCGGGTCAAAGTGAATAATAAAGACCTCCACATGACCTTCGACCTGTCTCATTTTCAGACCCTGGCTAAAGGTGGCGTGACCTATCGGGACGAGCCGTGGCATAAGGAGTGTTTTGTGTGCACCAGCTGTAAGACGCAGCTGGCGGGTCAACACTTCACCTCCCGAGACGACAGCCCTTACTGCCTCAAGTGCTTTGGCAGCCTGTACGCCAAGAAGTGCGAGGCCTGCAGCAAACCAATCACAGGCAAGATTACATCACTCTGTTCCACAGGTTAACACTGATAGGCTACTGCAGGTGCTACTTCTGATGTGGAGTTGGGGTTAAATACTGGAAATATTATTAATGCTGTAAACAAAATTGACTCTTAGATTGGCAGCCAGTTTTAGATTGTGTGCCACCTGGTCTCAAAGTCTGTTAAATTTATGCaaatcacagcagcacacagacaaataaaggATGATACACACCTGTTCCATTCAAAGAAGCAAAAAATGTATGAGAAATGTCTTCAAAGGCCCTGAAAACATATATTTTCAATCTATGAGTGATGCTGTCCTGCATGAAAACAGGATTTTCTGCCAGTTTTGCTTATATCACACTTTAGAGATTTATGAGCTGCACTTTCAGTCATGCTGAATTCAGAGCCAACCCTTTAAAGCTCGACATGCAGTTTGATCTCTGTCTCCTCGCTCTTCTTGTCGTAGGTTTTGGAGGAGGAAAGTACATCTCATTTGAGGATCGCCAGTGGCACCAGCCATGCTTCACCTGCTCCCAGTGCTCTGTTTCACTGGTGGGCGCCGGCTTTTTCCCCGACGGCGACAGGATCTTGTGCCGCGACTGCAACAGCAACCTATAGAGCAGTCACGCACCGCGTCCTCGCCCTCCCCTTGACTTACCTTCCACCCTTCGTCACAGCATTTCAAGAACCGAGGAAGGTAACGCAGGCTAACAAATGCTGCCTCTCAggttgtttttatattaagaGATCAGTTCCTCGTGGTGCCTGTCTGGGTCAGATTTTCATCCAGGAGCTAGTGCGCAAAATCCTTCTTTTGATGCTGCATTGGTTGAATGAACGAccacaaacatttcctctttaaCCAAAAAGTTCATGATTTTGTGAAACAAAGTTAACGGAGTGCCTTATGAATAACATTACTTATGTACTTTTGAACTATTGTACTATTGaaccaaagaaatgcaaaatgctagccactttgcaaaaaaaaaaaacaatcctattttacaaaaaaaagttgcCACTTCAGGTAGAGGTCAGACTCTGAAGAGAAGACACAGAACACTGATACAGTATAGCATGTAAACCTTACAGTGTGTATTTCAAAGTATGGTGGAGGTACTGTTGTGATGCTCTTATAACTGCAGTTTTAAGCATTTTTGATTACAATATGTCAGAAAGTAAAAGCAAGAAGAAAATTTAGAAAAACTGAGGTAGTTTATGGTAGATATGATCAGTAAAGTCATTTGCACTTTGGATAAGATATTCTCTTGCTACCATGTTatgtgcacataaaaacacaattaaaaaaacatggcacacagaccactttttttttgtcacgtATCTGCTTTTGTTGAACTTTGCAATGACACTTATTTTTACATAAAGTTTCTtcttatttctgtctgtttcagttgTTGTATTGAACCTTGTTATCACGGTTGCTCAAAGAGCCAGCATTTATAACctgaagctgaaatgaaatgcagtgcTGTTGTGTATTGCGGGAGTATGCATGTCTACATCTGCCCTGATTCGCCTCAATAATTATTCTGTTGCTGTTAACGCtgttagtgttttgttttgcattgtttgtaACGTGTATGTGACAAATTATTAAGAAATtcctttatttcattatttcagctttGATGCTGGTGAGTCAGAGTTG
Above is a window of Chelmon rostratus isolate fCheRos1 chromosome 8, fCheRos1.pri, whole genome shotgun sequence DNA encoding:
- the fhl3a gene encoding four and a half LIM domains protein 3, encoding MADRFDCDNCKESLYGRKYIQSDDSPYCIPCYDSLFSNTCDECKELIGHDARELFYEDRHYHEHCFRCFRCDRSLADEPFTSQDDALLCNDCYCNEFSSKCVACDKIVMPGTRKLEYAGSTWHEGCFICHSCEQPIGSKSFIPDKDEHYCVSCYEDKFAPRCTRCKKTLAKGGVTYRDEPWHKECFVCTSCKTQLAGQHFTSRDDSPYCLKCFGSLYAKKCEACSKPITGFGGGKYISFEDRQWHQPCFTCSQCSVSLVGAGFFPDGDRILCRDCNSNL